actagtaatattataataatcaatacaataaaatctaTCAATTATAAGATACATGATAATTActattaacataaattttatataaaaacgttCTTGAACTCTGGCCTCGGTAGTCGGGATATCATTTAGCACCTTTGcacaaaaattatcaaaaactcGTTTCATGACGTAATAGTGTTTTTATATCGCGGTTTTACTAGTTTCCTTGTATTTTCATGTAAAAATGCTCGCTAAAGTACATGTTTAACAATCCTTGCgccattaatttttattaattcataaaattttatcacgTACATCTACTTATCGGTAATATAATAGCTTTAAAACTACAAATAGGGTTTGTTTATAAAACTGACTATTAAATTGAAGCTTCTATAGTTTACTAGCCGTACCCAGAGACAccgattaaaataaatcttacaTTAGCTTAACATCTAACAACTCGTACAATTCAGTCATTTTAATGCTTGTTTAGTTAACTATTAATATATGAAAGGTCTTTTGTGGGTTCGGTCGTCTTCAATTGGGTCTGGGCCTCATTTCTGCATCTAAGATCTACaaggtgatcaacctcctgtgcctgacacgccgtcgaatttttggggtctaaggcaagccttTTTATTCACGTTTTCCTCtaccgttcgagctaatgttaaatgcgaacatagaatgtaagtccattggtgcatagccgggttcgaacctacgatctcaagaatgagagtcgcacgctaaaggaACTAAGACGCCACTGCTCTCCaataaagacaaataaaaagctACTAAACAATTACGGACTTTTCAATGTTTGGAACAGTTTTACAAGTGTGAAAACCCCAGATTCATGAGCCAATAGGTACTAAACAACCAAGTCCTCCCCTTTTGACGCATAGTAAATTCATTattcatacattacataatctTCGATTGCAATGTGGTTACAGGTGCCAGCGACGACGGCGCTGGATGTGCTGTGGTACTAGAAACACTTAGAGCCCTAGCCGCCTCACCACATCCGCTACGCCATGACGTAGTCGGTCTACTCAACGGGGCCGAAGAAAATATAATGCAGGCATCCCACGCCTTTGTAACTACGCACCGGTGGGCGAAATCTTTGCGGGCCTTTATCAATATTGAAGCCTGTGGCGCGGGTGGTCGTGAAGTTCTGTTCCAGGCGGGTCCGAATGACCCCTGGATGCTCGAGGTACTCCCCTGTACGTAATCACGCACGACGCATCTCACCTCACGTTTGCATGTTATCATCGTCATATCTTTAGTAGTAGCTTATTAGAACCCTGCTACGAGATTCTTTGAACGTTTTTGATAGCCATTTTTTCTATAGATATCTATGAATAAGAACTGATAACTTACCACTTGTATGAACAAGTGTTGGAAGCTGACTGCGACACTATTGACATTTTTACATGTTAACattagcgatattgtgtatcttatgtatttaatattacatatatttttgaagggaaacttctttatcggagttggaaaaaaatttagcgtaacattttttcgttacgcgtcacgtttttccgttacgcgccatgttcctttttgaagtcaaacttctttatcggcgttggaaaaaaatttaccgtcacattatttattattcgacacttaatattttaatgacaattaaattcattaaattcctaacatatcttcctttttccgtccctctaagtatcggaaatctaaacttttagatttgtataaatatgaacaatacttcaagattagtttgccactgaagtttcacttctgccatgtgtactttgtacacacacactttttttttttaaacacacggTCACAGTAAAATGAATGCTATAACGTTTAAATCTATCAATATctgatattattaattagtaacGAATTTCTTGTGTTAAATTTGAAGCAAAATGCACTTTGTAACGAAAGCACTTATAAATTTGTCCGCGTACACGCACGCTTGATCGCTTTTGGTGTTTTCGTTTATATGTAGATATAATAACTTGCTTAACGCATATAACGTCTAATGTTATTTGCGTATATATGCTAAAGTCAATGGCCATTAAAGTGGGGGGGGGGAGACTGATAATGTATTtgtcaaaatgtataaaatagggtggcagggctggcaaaatgccacgggcccccgacccaatAGGGCCCCTGACCAAGagatgttctatggatgaatgtgaagtctccaatacgcattggacTAGTGTGGGGACTGCAGAcaattccctctcgcctaagagaggaggcctatggccattagtgggacatacacagcgtgtaattgagtacgctgaaactctcgaagtttattaacattaaactgTGTACAACGTGatgatttttactgatagatagatatttgccttgggccccagatggtatagttacgccactgataATACAGCTTATTTGTGGTCTTTAAGTAACTtgttaggggcctcatagcctagcggtcttattaagtggcagctaggtgaggggtaccgggttcgattcccggttcgagggcaagttttaatttaaatttgttctcggcctttgggagggttgtgcggtaccgggcgagtgcctaaaccgtacatggaggacatggtcgaatttctaaggcaaaaagcacgaattataaaaatcttatacttgacgctggctaatgcacaaaccgtgccagagccataaaaaaaagtaacttgTTTAAcgcatatttattatacaacacTTTCTGAACGGTTCTCTGGAGTACAGTCTAGATCATGTTGAGCattggtttatttttatttgcacTTTGACTAATACTTTTACCATCTTTACCTTACCATAGGCCGACGCCGCCCTTGGTTATTTTGACCTTTTATGTTTGCATTATAGGTATACGCAGGCGCAGTACCGCACCCGTTTGCATCATCTCTAGCCCAGGAGATGTTCGAGAGCGGACTCATCCCCGCTGATACTGATTTTCGAATCTTTCGAGACTTCGCTAACATATCCGGTAAGCTGAATTTACatttcaaaagtcaaaaatcatttattcatataggtaacacaatgtacacatatgaacgtcaaaaaaaatgtagaaatgcttctaactttacatttagtgccagttctcaaatcaaagcgtagaacggaagagaagaactggcaataaactctccgccacttttttaatcgccatttttttttacacaacgtttgtaagaagctgcaaccattacataatgttccacatgacatcttaagtaattaataataatacaattaattaaaaacaaagacttgtcctctatcagcaggaggcatggtcaaataggagcacgcacttacattctcgtgggaacaacacgcaaacacatagtcgaaatatcatcaccgcatacacgaattcaagtacgaccagtcaccgcaagtagcacccgttcacgagtatgacgcatggccagccatcggccccctcgccatatttctatataaaccgctttatttaattaaaaaaactacgcTACTACCTTCCAGGTCTGGGCCGaagatttctgtgtctgttttttaatcattactaataggcaagtaggtgagctttctatgcctgacacatgtgactttttgggtctaaggcatgacggttttctcacgatgtttccttcaccgtacgagctaGTGTTAAATGACATTGACATAATAGGCGAGGCAAGTAGCATGGTCGTGAGACATAACGCGTTTGAAttctttagttttaatattgaatgTGTATTcgttgtatatattaaataaactagtCATTAACTGTCCCTaaaggcttcagcgtgcgactctcatccctgaggtcgtaggttcagaGTGCTGAGGAGCagcttttttactaaaattagcgtttatattaatatttttatttgcagGTGTGGATCTGGCATGGAATAGCAATGGATATGTGTACCACACGAGCCTTGATACGGCGGATAAAGTGCCACTCGCCACCTTACAACGCACCGGTGACAACGTGCTTGCGCTCACGCATGGTACGTAAAGGGACGAACACATAATTATTAcaagtatttattaagtaagtTAGTTATAAAACTGATATTTAAGCACAGTTTAATAACAGtagtaataacaatttttttaaattgagaaaactgacataataaaaaatacacaaacaaaaaaatattgctttcGGTAAAATGTTTCTCAATTGGATTCGGTGACTTTATTctagttttaaataacttcgttctttactaattattttgtgtaatgGAACAATATAGAAGTgatgatattttattcaatttaaaatattaataactaattaattgAAGACATATATCTGTATTTCCGAACTGATACGACTAAGGGACATTCGGAAGCGTACCATTCCCTCGGTCGGCAACACACACGCAACCTGCCCCGCGTAGGTGCCTATGGTTGTTAGCACTTTATTGAAAGTGACTCGCCGACTAGTCTcctgttccataaaaaaacTGGAATTGCAATAAATGTCTGAGGACTATATTATAGAATTGCGTCCGATCTCTGTTCGTCGCATTTTTTGAAGTTTGaagaaacttctttaggcgcatgagggtaaaattaatatataactagctgacccggcaaacgtcgttttgccatgtttattatttgtaggaaactttttagttcaataaaaataactatctaatataataataaaaaaataggggttgttagtagaggggtgacaattaagggtgtatatatttttgtatgctgtattataaaaatataaaaacaaaaagtagatttaggggtgggaccacccttaacattaagggggatgaaaaatagatgttgtccgattctcagacttactgacttactgaatgtataaaaaatttcatataaatccGTCgtgccgtttcggaggagtatgggaacgaacattgtgacacgagaattttatatattagattacgGAACGGAAcgagcgtttttgtcgaaaaaaaagggagagagctattaaaagagagtgagaagggtgaattaccttatagaaattctatttataaaattaaaatttcgtaaagaatTCATGAAATgttagtattttatgttttatgcaaaataatttattgaaatctcaagtGACggattgtaaattaaatgccacgtgtttttatcgaagaaataaatttaaaaaattaaatttattatttgtattaattttcgacacttttaatattaggtccttacatatgaaattggcgttttacgttttggccactttgacctcaaatatctcctctttggttaagaattccaaattaaaatttgtacagcTATTTACACTTGTATTTGTGCTTCGATGAccgtcattcatttgtttttttcttctgtttttttctgtttgcgtcactcattttacaaaatggaaaacttaaagtatcgcattatttacgagtacgagTTCCGCCGTGGCACTAGTGCCGCGGCAACGACTCGAAGGGTGAATGATGTTTATGGCGGTCAtgttgcaaaagaaaacacagttCGATTTTGGTTCCAACGTTTTCGTTCTGGAAATTTCGACCTGCAGAACAAGCCCCGTGGACGGCCTGAGACCCAAGTTGATAATGAAGTATTGAAGGCTATTGAGGAAGCGGATCCATCGCAAACCACGTCCGAGTTAGCTGCAGGCTGCGGTGTtagtgataaaactgttttaattcacttgAAGCAAGTTGGGAAGATTAAAAAGCTTGAAAGATGGGTACCTCACGAATTGACTGAAGCAAACCGGCAAAAGCACGTCGACTGCTGCGTTACATTACTGAACCGGCACAATaatgaaggtattttaaaccgaatcattacctgtgatgaaaaatggatTCTTTACGATAATCGTAAGCGCTCAGCGCAATGGTTGGATCCTGGCCAGCCAGCCAAATCCTGCCCCAAGCGAAAATTAACcccaaaaaaattacttgtaaGTTTGGTGGACTAGTGCCGGTATTGTTCATTGCAGTTTTCTCAAATCTGGCCAGACTATTACGGCTGATGTCTATTGTCAGCAATTGCAAACCATGATGGAAAAGCTAGCGGCTAAACAACCTATTCTGGTCAATCGCTCCACGCCACTGCTACTTCACGACAACGCTAGaccacacactgcacaacagacggctaccaaattagaagagcttcaattggaatgtctaagacatcctccgtactccccggaccttgctccaacagattaccatttttttcgaaatttggacaacttcttgcaagggaaaaaatttaactctgatggggcagtccaaatcgcctttacagattttattgattcccgtccgactggtttttttagtaaagggataaatgaactacctatgagatggcaaaagtgtagaaaacaatggttcatactttgattaattaaatatattatatttaaaaatattcgactttttgttcctcccatacaaaacgccaatttcatatgtaaggacctaatattttaatgacaattaaattcattaaattcctaacatatcctTATTTTTCCCTCTCTCTAAGTGACGGAAATCtaaagatttgtataaatatgaacaaaagttaaaaattagtttgccaaagaagtttcacttttgtactttgtacgcacgcacttttttatttatagattttgatttgaatattaataatatcctGCAGGTCTGCTCAGTAACGAGCGATTGGAGGCCGCTGCCGAACGTACACGTGCACCAGTGTACTTCGACGTAGTGGGGCGAGTGGTAATACTTGCGCGGGCGCCTGCCGCCTTCGTAGCCACAATCTTAGCTTTGGCTACAGTTGTGCTTAAGCTATACTTAAGCGCCACTCAGGCTAAGCAGCTGTATATACCGAGAATGCGGTGGATGCGGGTGGTCGGACGTGCGTTGTTGTCGGTGACGCTTGCGCAGTGTTGCGGCCTCGCTGCGTCTATTGCGGTTGCTCTGGTGTTACATGTCGGTGGAGCCCGATTGGCGTTTTATTCGCGGCCCTGGCTTTTGATACCGCTCTACTCTGTTCCAGGTATCGTATTcgaatagtaattaaaataaaatatgtttattatggatcataagatacaggtatcacttattccacgtcattaaattattaatccctactcatcggcaaagaagacagaggatgtaggccgagagaaaaagccgacgtaaaaaactctcggtactcttttaaaatagcaaatcatcaaacaacacttattttaaaataaatatcgcaaattaattagaagtagcctgtctagcactagtcctaggcccttttatcaactagataatcgataactttatagtaagcctttttacacacaGCTTTTcgttaatacatttcttaagtttattaaaagtcagagataaaagagcctctgggattttaattatgaagagtatcccttttcccaaaaaagaattacttaATTCAGCTCTACCATAGTTCAACTCGACCTAGGGACCTTTGAGAAAAgatcgtaccaattcttaaaaggccggcaacgcacttgcgagtggtaatgtgagtgttcatgggcggcggtgtcatttaacatcagatgagcttcctgccctgcattttttataaaaatacaaatacacgaaaaatgatttttttttgtctagcTAGTACGGGAGGTATTTGGATacgtattaaaacaataagatCTCGAGTATGACTGcccatttattatataaagcatagattaaatatcaataaaactaGGTTTCACGTGGAACTTTTACATACATAGACAATAGACATACTTATACACtacaatttagatttttataatctttCTATCATCTatggtgatttttttttatgaaaagacACACTATCGTCACTTTGAATAATGAGATGATTCACACAAGTTGCTTATTACTTTAACTGCAAgtttgtctataaatattaaaaattataaaggtTGAACACCCTAATCTGTAGGAGTATCTCCTGAAGGTCGGTCTTACAGGAGGCTAATTATTTGACTTATCCATTTGGATAGCAAGACATATACTATATAAGGGTGTTTACAGCCGTGGTAGCATCGTGGTGGGATGCCCGTCTGACGTGGGGCAAAGCGCAAAGGGGCGGGGGCGTGGCCACAATAGCACGTGGGGAATGGACGCTACGGGCTTGGCATGACGCGCTATGCCTCGCAGCCGCTATCTTACTCGCAGCTGGAGCTTCTTTGTAAGTCACACAACgcaaatctatatataatcaaCCAAAAAACACGCTTTCTTTGCCCAACGCTTTTTCTCCTTCCCAGATCCATTCATCTTTAACCTGCACttccttaaaaacaaaagtatcaCTAACATTTCAAAACTCACACTACATACACATACTAAACAGAAAATGTTGATCTGATTTGACGATTGATGATCTTAGTGtccaataattgtttaaatatacatctgtgttgtgtaaaaaacataaagttaaatacagtttatatgttaaaaggaagagactggctgcccacaacacagggaatcctagtgtgtgtaaatatacaatatacagaatgtatattgtgtataataaagttcttttcctttcttttcaagtattttattattgaacaaCATTGCTCCTTTTATACTTGCGGCTAGTGGTGCCTACATTTACGTTTCATTTATCATTCCACCATCGCGATAACGTTGGATATAATATGGAAACCATTgcgatatttattcattaaaactgacaacatcatacataatgctatatttacagtatatgttacaagctaccttttaacatatatgacaattatggtaaacataaatatttcaaaaaatttgcCTTATggtgtggtctctggcagaatgaccagcgcacAGCAGACAATatctaaaactatttaatctaCATATTTTTAGAAGGTCTTAAAGAATGGAACTAATTTAAtcattacctatatataatgCTTATTCAaatcataacattaaaatattacagagGATTGCGCAGCGCCTTCGTAGTATTTCTGTGGACGTTACCAGCGGGCGCGGACGTCATTTGCGTACTCCTTGGCGTACAAGGAGCTCCGCGAGTGGTGTGTGGGGCGTTCGCCGCTGCATTGCCCGCGCTACAGACCGCATACCTGGCCGTGGCGTCACTCAATATGTTTGTGCCGGTCATGGGACGCGCTGGGACTTCTCCTCTACCACcagatgtaatttttttaaacttttgctTACGCGAGTTCTAGAGTTTGTGCAGAAAGAGCgcgtcatttaattttttcacaaaAATGATATACAAGATTGTTCATGTTACGTATTACGATTGCTGGCGGACTATAATGACGTAAGAGTGTTGCCaacataacaaattaatttaatttttcattgtaAAGTCCTCGAATCCTACGACGCTTCTTTTTTTGCacagccataaaaaaaattgatgcaattttttttaaatttaaatctgtaAATTCATGTTTAACATTCTTCTCTtctatcaaaaaataaatcagatttttaggtctgcgcttcagatttctgtatataattcatgatcatttgtcaatctaataggcaggtaggtgatcagccttctgtgcctgacacacgcagtTTTTTGAGTCTTAAAGTCGGttccctcacgatgtttttcttcaccgttcgaacgaatgttaaatgtgtacATAGAAAGCCGGTCCATTGGTGCAAGccgggatcgaacttacgacctcagggatgagagtcgcacgctgaagccactaggccaacacagctcTTCTattcatttttcaattttaatttaggtaTATTTTACGTATACCAAATCACCGTGAAACCACTCATTTGCCGGTGCGCAATACATAcagtattatttttgtctGAATTGAACTATTAAAGtgattgatttgataattatctATTCAATCGGTGAAGTAATCGGCCTTCTGTGCCTtcttataaatgataataatagtgatttaaactaaaaagagATTTTTCCTAGGTGATAATGGCAGTACTGGTTGGTGCGCTCACGCTGACGTTGTTCAGTTGGATGCTGCCGCTCGTAGTTGCTGCTAAACAGCCGCAAAAACTggtaattgttaatattattaaacatttaataatatgtatcagcgataaaaaaatcctttgtCGTTGTTTATTACTGATGACTAATTAGTCATCACTAATAAAACAACGTTTAAAACGGTCTTACCAACAAATCATATCATAAGCCTATAGTAACTAAAACTTTTTAGAAAGATTTAAGAGAacacgtttatttattaactacaGCACACATAAAGTTGTATAAACACGTGATCACTAATCAAACAAGGCCCCAAATCAGCCTTAAGTCGTTGTCACCAGCAACACTGATTTTCAGTACAGTGGAGTGAGTATATACactgaaaaaaacaaaaattttaacaatcaaaatcaaatatgCAAGTGTGCAGAAggctcgctagtgcgttgccggccttttaagaattggtatgctcttttcttgaagggcactaagtcgaattggttcagaaatactttagtgggcagctggttcacATAGTGGTAGTGCGCGGAAAAAACTGCCTTcagaaatattattgttacaaTCACAGTCTTGTTAGAAGCGCGataaaaagcgtttttaaaCGCTAACGCTTTTTATAGCGATAACGTATATAAGGGGGTACCTAGGtaacaattttcaaatatttaactatgaaataattaattaaaattacaatatcaataaaacttattaattgaTTACAGATACGACTTGGCTGGGCGGTCACCTTATGCACGGTCGTACTTGTACTTTGTACTCCACTTGGATTTCCATACAGCGAAGCACGA
This Pieris napi chromosome 16, ilPieNapi1.2, whole genome shotgun sequence DNA region includes the following protein-coding sequences:
- the LOC125057047 gene encoding endoplasmic reticulum metallopeptidase 1-like; the protein is MDAEVVKENVWQAGSVKTRWVVLAALCSCVAVLVAAVCDQSLPTPLDRSAPKDRFIAEIAYEHLVNLTSIGPRVAGSYENEVAAVKVLVNAARGIQAAASAHNRVEFDVFRASGAFSLTFIDGMSNIYRDVQSVVIRVRGAGAESRSTRRSALLLNCHYDTVPDSPGASDDGAGCAVVLETLRALAASPHPLRHDVVGLLNGAEENIMQASHAFVTTHRWAKSLRAFINIEACGAGGREVLFQAGPNDPWMLEVYAGAVPHPFASSLAQEMFESGLIPADTDFRIFRDFANISGVDLAWNSNGYVYHTSLDTADKVPLATLQRTGDNVLALTHGLLSNERLEAAAERTRAPVYFDVVGRVVILARAPAAFVATILALATVVLKLYLSATQAKQLYIPRMRWMRVVGRALLSVTLAQCCGLAASIAVALVLHVGGARLAFYSRPWLLIPLYSVPAVVASWWDARLTWGKAQRGGGVATIARGEWTLRAWHDALCLAAAILLAAGASLGLRSAFVVFLWTLPAGADVICVLLGVQGAPRVVCGAFAAALPALQTAYLAVASLNMFVPVMGRAGTSPLPPDVIMAVLVGALTLTLFSWMLPLVVAAKQPQKLIRLGWAVTLCTVVLVLCTPLGFPYSEARPQRFMVFHTRRTEHSQTPRDTLLYWLPALDANTPQSVYAHVPEVANAPAACSDKLYCGAPYYLPVISLVARGHELPALEEPKTSLNASAEVIGEGPTRDLKLKLHGPNHIVVILSPVTGFISWCQTGEFRIIPQPGPEWNNRQTYFLSLHDALTPAPWELLCRIESHVNGSKWVDVSVAGHSMSGESKHSEAHAQLLSRFPNWSAVTGWGVHLHLFSL